From a region of the Flavobacterium sediminilitoris genome:
- a CDS encoding DUF6443 domain-containing protein encodes MKKIIYLLTLIPFLALGQSTDQNWVKTITYKQPTATPIPDPDVSVATVQVSYFDGLGRPIQQVAHQQSNSGKDIVTHIEYDEFGRQTKEYLPYVNTTSNLNYDPTAQASVMNFYGILDPSKTGNPAFDITGNPYSEKELEASPLNRVFKQAAPGDPWAMGQGKEIKFEYGTNIGTGNGAVKLYKANATWNAALGLYTISPQDLGYYAENQLYKTITKDENWKSTQTHPRDNTTEEYKDKEGQVVLKRTFNNGNPHETYYIYDQFGNLTYVIPPLAEGIASQANLDNLGYQYKYDHRNRLVEKKLPGKQWEFIVYDKLDRPVATGPAFIPDGGTIVGWMITEYDVFGRVIQTGWKQMTVTASERAAKQNSINTGSNPFVFAGDDLILTKNYYDNYSYPNAPNPVPTQVEGQTIATNVKGLPTGSWVRVMDNANSNAAETSYTLYDDRYRPVRSYTSNHLGGFTQVDSKLDWAGKTEYTITTHKYDTNATVLTVTNRFSYSPQDRLTQHKQQINSLPEQLITQNTYDELGQLISKKVGGTNVSPSATGLQKVDYTYNVRGWLKSINDVNDIATEKDLFAFKISYNDPTNASKALFNGNISETFWKTNSDNTLRKYEYSYDNLNRLLDANYSKAGGAATAPDAYKEALTYDKNGNIITLNRYSATDSPDYAFHIDNLEYFYDLEKRNQLVKVIDYEANPQGFKDGINTDNDYTYDNNGNLTKDKNKDITAIVYNYLNLPVKIVVGTNTITYIYNATGQKVSKIVNEATNITQTNYLAGGFQYKNNVLQFFPHAEGYVKHEANNYSYVFNYTDHLGNVRVSYSDIDKNGSLGGELNVESCETHYDRNGNPYTICNTYFTDSILEENHYYPFGLKHTGYNMNNSQPNYQYKYNHREWQGELGLNVTAMDFRQYDPAIGRFNVIDVMTDIMPSLSPYRFAFNNPILWNDPSGMLEGTDPETDPTIILKEVVVTGKSKKESLATRPANFTYNLIDWSSVDNNKRPTLEQYNKHNGTNYQSFDDYYYNEHYKPAYNQMIGDIHGATGQAATVVGVVAATLVGTALILPVLVAAAPTAQSFIAAELTGYTTITGKTIVTGMASNALSQGIANGGDVLEINVIEVGSSAIPGVGPTIIGETFNLKAGDIMNGNFTPTTPQSFDHALLQIGGGLLSNYSGNKIDNFTTGNTVESVYKEVLKFTIETGSNVAPGLADK; translated from the coding sequence ATGAAAAAAATAATATACCTATTAACCCTAATCCCCTTTCTTGCTTTAGGACAAAGTACCGATCAAAACTGGGTGAAAACCATTACGTACAAACAACCCACTGCAACTCCGATTCCAGATCCTGATGTAAGTGTTGCCACTGTACAAGTGAGTTATTTTGATGGATTGGGAAGACCTATTCAACAAGTAGCCCACCAACAATCGAATTCAGGAAAGGACATTGTAACCCATATAGAATATGATGAATTTGGCAGACAAACCAAAGAATATCTGCCTTATGTGAACACGACGTCTAATTTAAATTACGATCCGACTGCCCAAGCTTCAGTAATGAATTTTTATGGCATACTCGATCCTTCAAAAACAGGTAATCCTGCTTTTGATATTACAGGCAATCCATACAGCGAAAAAGAACTAGAAGCTTCCCCACTAAACCGAGTATTCAAACAAGCTGCTCCAGGTGATCCTTGGGCAATGGGACAAGGTAAAGAAATAAAATTTGAATACGGAACGAATATAGGAACAGGAAATGGAGCTGTAAAATTATACAAAGCCAATGCGACATGGAATGCTGCCTTAGGCTTATACACCATTAGTCCTCAAGACTTAGGGTATTATGCCGAAAATCAACTATACAAAACCATTACCAAAGATGAAAACTGGAAATCGACACAAACTCATCCAAGGGACAATACCACTGAAGAATACAAAGACAAAGAAGGACAAGTGGTATTAAAACGTACTTTTAATAATGGCAATCCACACGAAACCTATTACATTTACGATCAATTTGGTAACCTTACCTATGTGATTCCACCACTAGCAGAAGGCATTGCCAGTCAGGCTAATTTGGATAATTTAGGGTATCAATACAAATACGACCATCGCAACCGATTAGTAGAAAAGAAACTACCGGGTAAACAATGGGAATTTATTGTTTATGACAAACTAGACAGACCTGTAGCTACCGGACCTGCTTTTATACCTGATGGTGGAACAATCGTAGGCTGGATGATAACGGAATATGATGTTTTTGGAAGAGTAATCCAAACGGGTTGGAAACAAATGACTGTTACGGCATCTGAAAGAGCCGCAAAACAAAATAGTATAAACACTGGAAGTAATCCTTTCGTTTTCGCTGGAGATGACCTTATCTTAACCAAAAATTATTATGATAATTATTCTTATCCAAATGCTCCAAATCCTGTACCAACGCAAGTGGAAGGTCAGACTATTGCTACCAATGTAAAAGGCTTACCAACCGGTTCATGGGTAAGGGTGATGGACAATGCCAACTCAAATGCAGCAGAAACCAGCTATACTTTGTACGATGATCGTTATAGACCTGTGCGTTCGTATACATCTAACCATTTAGGTGGATTTACACAAGTAGATTCTAAACTCGATTGGGCTGGAAAAACCGAATATACCATTACCACCCATAAATACGATACGAACGCTACAGTACTAACGGTTACCAATCGTTTTAGCTATTCCCCACAAGACCGTTTAACCCAACACAAACAACAAATAAACAGTCTGCCAGAACAGCTTATCACCCAAAACACCTATGATGAACTAGGACAATTGATTAGTAAAAAAGTAGGTGGAACCAATGTAAGCCCAAGTGCTACAGGACTACAAAAAGTAGATTATACCTACAACGTGAGAGGCTGGCTGAAAAGCATTAATGATGTCAACGATATTGCCACTGAAAAGGATTTGTTTGCTTTTAAAATTAGTTATAATGATCCAACAAATGCTTCAAAAGCGTTATTCAATGGGAATATTTCAGAGACTTTTTGGAAAACAAACAGTGATAATACTTTAAGAAAATATGAATATTCTTATGATAATCTAAATCGATTGTTAGACGCGAACTATTCAAAAGCAGGAGGAGCAGCAACAGCACCTGATGCTTATAAAGAAGCTTTGACCTACGATAAAAATGGAAATATTATAACTCTAAATAGGTACAGCGCTACCGATAGTCCTGATTATGCATTTCACATAGACAATTTAGAATATTTCTATGATTTGGAAAAGCGAAATCAATTAGTAAAAGTTATTGATTATGAAGCAAACCCACAAGGTTTTAAAGATGGTATTAATACCGACAACGATTATACTTATGATAACAATGGAAACTTAACAAAAGACAAAAACAAAGACATAACGGCTATTGTCTATAACTATTTGAATTTGCCTGTTAAAATAGTTGTAGGCACCAATACTATTACCTATATTTACAATGCAACAGGACAAAAAGTAAGCAAAATAGTGAATGAAGCAACCAACATAACCCAAACCAATTATTTAGCAGGAGGTTTTCAATACAAAAACAATGTATTGCAATTTTTCCCACATGCTGAAGGCTATGTAAAACATGAAGCAAATAATTACAGCTATGTTTTTAATTATACTGACCATTTAGGAAACGTAAGAGTCAGTTATTCAGATATAGATAAAAATGGTAGTTTAGGGGGTGAATTAAATGTTGAAAGTTGTGAAACTCATTATGACAGAAATGGTAATCCATATACTATTTGCAATACTTATTTTACAGACTCAATACTAGAAGAAAATCATTATTATCCTTTTGGACTGAAACATACTGGATATAATATGAATAATTCTCAACCTAATTACCAGTATAAGTATAACCATAGAGAGTGGCAAGGTGAATTAGGACTGAATGTTACTGCAATGGACTTCCGTCAATACGACCCAGCGATAGGTAGATTTAATGTAATAGATGTGATGACCGATATTATGCCTTCATTATCTCCTTATCGTTTTGCATTTAATAATCCTATTTTATGGAATGATCCTTCAGGAATGTTAGAAGGTACTGATCCAGAAACTGATCCTACGATTATTTTAAAGGAAGTTGTAGTTACAGGAAAATCAAAGAAAGAAAGTTTAGCAACAAGACCTGCAAATTTTACTTATAATTTGATCGACTGGAGTAGTGTTGATAACAATAAAAGACCTACACTTGAGCAGTATAATAAACATAATGGTACAAATTATCAATCTTTTGATGATTATTATTACAATGAGCATTATAAGCCTGCTTATAATCAAATGATTGGAGATATACATGGAGCCACTGGTCAAGCTGCTACAGTTGTTGGAGTAGTCGCAGCAACTTTAGTAGGGACAGCTTTAATATTACCTGTATTAGTTGCTGCTGCACCTACAGCTCAGTCTTTTATTGCAGCAGAACTCACAGGATATACTACTATAACAGGAAAAACAATTGTAACAGGTATGGCTTCAAATGCACTATCACAAGGCATTGCTAATGGAGGGGATGTATTAGAAATAAATGTTATAGAAGTAGGTTCGTCTGCTATTCCAGGTGTTGGCCCAACTATAATTGGAGAAACATTTAATTTAAAAGCTGGTGATATAATGAATGGTAATTTTACTCCTACTACACCACAAAGTTTTGATCATGCTCTACTTCAAATTGGTGGGGGACTTCTGAGCAATTATTCAGGTAATAAAATTGATAATTTTACTACAGGAAATACTGTAGAATCTGTATACAAAGAAGTATTGAAATTTACTATTGAAACAGGTTCAAATGTTGCACCAGGATTAGCAGATAAATAA